The Bacteroidales bacterium genomic interval AAACTCCTTTTGATAATCTGATGCAAAAGAGAATACACCAAGTATTAATAGTTTGCAGCGAATACGATTCATTTACATTAGAAGAAGACGGAAGAATTGAAGAACAAATCTTTAACGAATATGTTTCTTTAAATTTAAGATATCCGCCAAGTATTATACATGCTAACACAGCTGAAGAAGCTTTAAAAAAAATGCATAAAACATACATTGATCTGGTTATCACAATGCTCAATGTAGGAGAAAGATTTGATGCTTTTGAATTTGCAAAAGAAGTGAAAAAAAAATATCCCGGAAAACCGGTTGTTGTCTTAACACCTTTTTCAAGAGAAGTTTCTTTAACGTTAAGTAATGAAGACTTAAGCGGAATTGATTATGTGTTCAGTTGGTTAGGAAGTGCCTATGTTTTGCTGGCAATAATTAAACTGCTGGAAGATAAAATGAATGTTGAAAAAGATGTTGAAACCGGTGTGCAAGTTATTTTATTAGTTGAAGATTCAATCAGATATTATTCCGGTTATCTTACAAACATGTATAAAATTCTTTTGGTTCAATCAAAAAAATTCATGAAAGAAGCCTTAAATGAACATCAGCAAATGAGACGAATGCGAGGCCGTCCTAAAATATTATTGGCAAAAAATTATGAAGAAGCAAATAATTTATATGAAAAATATAAAAAAAATATATTAGGAGTAATTTCTGATACAAAATATCCGAAAAACGGAATCATTGATCCGGAAGCAGGTGTTAAACTTCTGAGAAAAATCAAAAAAGATAATAAGTATCTTCCTCTTTTATTGCAATCTTCCGACATTGAAAATTCAGAAAAAGCAAAAAAACTTAAAGTCGGGTTTATACATAAATATTCTGAAAATTTGGCATTAGAGTTAAAAAATTTCATGAACCAATATTTTGCTTTCGGAGCATTTGAGTTTATTGATCCTGTAACAAAAACAGTCATAAAAAAAACAAAAAATTTACAAGAATTGCAATCACATATTCTTGACATTCCGGATAACTCATTTGAATATCATATCTCAAGGAATCATCTGTCTAAATGGTTAGTTGCCAGAGCTTTATTTCCTTTGGCAGAATTCTTTGCAGGTGTTTCAAAACAGGACTTTGCCGGAGGAGACCTGCAACAAATGAAACAATTTGTTTATGATAATATTTCAAATTTCAGAAGATCAAGATCAAGGGGTATTATTGCAGAATATGACAGAAATTATTATGATGATTCCCTGATATTTTCACGTATAGGAAACGGCTACATGGGAGGTAAAGCAAGAGGATTAGCCTTTTTAGATTCCCTGACAAAAAAACATAAGGAATTTGAAAAATATCCGAATATACAAATAAAAATTCCGAGAACTGTTGTACTGAGCACTGATATCTTCGATCTTTTTATGGAAGATAATAATCTGTATCCCATTGCATTATCAAAAAAAAGTAATGAGGAAATTCTGAATAAATTTATTTCAGCAAAAATTTCCGAAAATACAAAAGAGGATTTGAAAACATTTCTGCATAATGCAAATTATCCTGTTGCCGTAAGATCATCAAGTGTGCTTGAAGATTCACATTATCAGCCGTTTGCAGGAGTATATTCCACATATATGTTAGCAAATTCAGCTGATTTTGAAACTAATTTAAATCAATTATTAATTGCTGTAAAATCTGTATATGCATCAGTTTATTATAAAGAAACAAAAGCATATATGAAGGCAACAAAAAATTTAATTGATGAAGAAAAAATGGGAATTGTATTACAAGAAGTTTGCGGAAATAAATATGATGACAGATTTTACCCGACCTTTTCAGGTGTAGCCAGATCCGTTAATTTTTATCCTATTGAAGACGAAAAACCG includes:
- a CDS encoding phosphoenolpyruvate synthase encodes the protein MDVYQNKLIKFSETPFDNLMQKRIHQVLIVCSEYDSFTLEEDGRIEEQIFNEYVSLNLRYPPSIIHANTAEEALKKMHKTYIDLVITMLNVGERFDAFEFAKEVKKKYPGKPVVVLTPFSREVSLTLSNEDLSGIDYVFSWLGSAYVLLAIIKLLEDKMNVEKDVETGVQVILLVEDSIRYYSGYLTNMYKILLVQSKKFMKEALNEHQQMRRMRGRPKILLAKNYEEANNLYEKYKKNILGVISDTKYPKNGIIDPEAGVKLLRKIKKDNKYLPLLLQSSDIENSEKAKKLKVGFIHKYSENLALELKNFMNQYFAFGAFEFIDPVTKTVIKKTKNLQELQSHILDIPDNSFEYHISRNHLSKWLVARALFPLAEFFAGVSKQDFAGGDLQQMKQFVYDNISNFRRSRSRGIIAEYDRNYYDDSLIFSRIGNGYMGGKARGLAFLDSLTKKHKEFEKYPNIQIKIPRTVVLSTDIFDLFMEDNNLYPIALSKKSNEEILNKFISAKISENTKEDLKTFLHNANYPVAVRSSSVLEDSHYQPFAGVYSTYMLANSADFETNLNQLLIAVKSVYASVYYKETKAYMKATKNLIDEEKMGIVLQEVCGNKYDDRFYPTFSGVARSVNFYPIEDEKPEDGIVNAALGLGKHIVEGKRTLRFSPKHPKKILQLSSPEYALKETQKTFFALDLSADSFTASTNDSINFKSYRIKQAAEDESIYDISSVYDYHDNILREGRIYEGKRLITFANVLKYDSFPLAEIISNVLKVCENAMNNPVEIEFAVNLNPRDSDDKYFNLLQIRPIVEEIINEEIDFSNIKQQDTIIHSQTSLGHGIIKGIRDIIYVKPESFDSVNNQKIVPVIEKINNEFIESGKNYILSGPGRWGSSDPWLGIPVVWSQISAARLIIESGLENYQIEPSQGTHFFQNLTSFKVGFFTINPFKKDGFWDLDYLSSFDAVYEDEFVRHIRFDNELIIKIDGKQSKGVVLKPS